The Herbiconiux sp. SALV-R1 nucleotide sequence TGGTTCGTCTCGGCCGCGCACGACGAGGCGGCGGTCACGCGCATCCTCGACGCCCTGCCGGCCGCGGCTGCTGCGGCGGCGTCGGCGACCAGGCCGCACTGACCGTTCATCGGGAACACCGATCCCGTTCACAATCGTTATGCAGCATCCTTGAGGAATCGTGCTGATCTTCAGGCAAGCCACGGCAGGATAGACCCATGGCCGTCCTCTTCGTCCACACCGATCGCCTCGAGATCAGGCTCACCCGTGCCGAGAAGATGCTGTCGTTCCGGCGCACCGACATCGTGGTGCCGCTCGAGAGCATCAAGTCGGCGGCCCTCACCGACGACCCCTGGGTCTGGGTGCGCGGCATCAGGGCCCCGGGGGCGGCGATCCCGCTCACCCTCGCCGTCGGCACCTGGAAGTTCCACGACGGCAAAGACTTCCTCCTCGTGAAGGGCACCCGCACCTCGGTGGTCATCGACCTCGACGACCAGGAGTTCTCCCGCATCATCGTCACCACCTCGCACTCCGTGCAGCTCCTCCGCGCTCTCCGCCTCCCCCCGGCCGAGGGCACCACCCGCATCATCGACTGAGGAGTCGCGCGCTCTCGGCTAGAGGGCGACGTCGACGACGGTGCGGCCGCGCACCCGGCCGGCGAGGATGCGCTCGGCGGTCTCTGAGACGGCGTCGAGACCGATGGTGGTGGTCATCGAGTCGAGGAGGGCGAGGTCGAGCTCGTTCGCGAGGTCGGTCCAGGCGCGCTCGCGGAGGGCGAGGGGCGCCTCGACCGAGTTCGCGCCGGTGAGTGTCACCGAGCGGAGGATGAACGGCATCACCGTGGTGGGGAGGTCGCCGCCCGCGGCGAGACCGCAGGCCACGACGGTGCCGCCGTAGTTCGTCTGAGCGAGCACGTTCGCGAGGGTGTGGCTGCCGACGGAGTCGACGGCCCCGGCCCACTGCTGGCTCTGGAGGGGCTTGCCCGGCTCGCCCAGGGCGGCGCGGTCGACGACCCGCGCGGCGCCGAGCGAGCGGAGGTAGTCGCCCTGCTCCTCAACACGGCCCGAGGAGGCGACGACCGAGTAACCCCGGCCGGCGAGCAGCAAGATCGCCACCGAGCCGACGCCGCCGGCTGCACCCGTCACGAGCACCTCGCCGTCGTCGGGTTCGACGCCGGCATCCTGCAGCGCCAGCACGGCGAGCATCGAGGTGAAGCCCGCGGTTCCGATCGCCGCTGCGCGCTCGGGCGAGATTGCCTCGGGAAGGTGCAGCAGCGCATCCGGTCGCACACGGGCCTTCGTGGCGAAGCCGCCGTGGCGGTTCTCCCCGATGCCGTCGCCGTTCAGCACGACCAGGTCGCCCGCCGCGAAGCGCGAGGAGCGGGATTCGGTGACGCGGCCCACGATGTCGATGCCGGGCACCAGCGGCCACTCGCGCAGCACGCCGGGGCGGCCGGTGAGCGCGAGCCCGTCTTTGAAGTTCACGCTCGAGAAGAGCACGTCGAGGTCGACAGCCTCGTCACCGCCCGACCCCTCGAAGAACTCCTCTTCGTCGATCTCGAGCAGCCGCGCCGCCTCGCCCTTCTCCGTCGCCACCATCGCCCGGGCCATCGCTCCGCCTTCCGCTCGCCTCCCTCCACCCTGCCACGCGCATCCGTTCGGGTGCGACCCGCCCCGTTTCTTACGGACAAAGTCCGTCAGGATTGCAGTTACGACGGACTTTGTCCGTAAGAAACGTGGGGACGGGCGGATGAGCGGCGCGCGCCCCTACGAGACGTCGCGGCGCCAGGAGGTGAAGAAGCCGATGACGGTGGCGACCGCCGCGTAGGCCGCGAGCACGAGCCCGCCCTGCCACCACTCGAGCCCGGCGCCGCCGCCCGTCATGGCCGCGTAGATGCTCGCGCCCACGAGGGAGTCGCTCGCCGAGCCCGGCAAGAACTGCGCCACCTGCGCCGACCAGTCGGTGAACCCCGCCGCCACCCGCAGCAGCGGCTCGACGAACTGGGTGAAGGCGAGCACGATGACGATGGCCGCCACCTGGCTGGGCACGAGGGTGCCGAGCC carries:
- a CDS encoding MDR family oxidoreductase translates to MARAMVATEKGEAARLLEIDEEEFFEGSGGDEAVDLDVLFSSVNFKDGLALTGRPGVLREWPLVPGIDIVGRVTESRSSRFAAGDLVVLNGDGIGENRHGGFATKARVRPDALLHLPEAISPERAAAIGTAGFTSMLAVLALQDAGVEPDDGEVLVTGAAGGVGSVAILLLAGRGYSVVASSGRVEEQGDYLRSLGAARVVDRAALGEPGKPLQSQQWAGAVDSVGSHTLANVLAQTNYGGTVVACGLAAGGDLPTTVMPFILRSVTLTGANSVEAPLALRERAWTDLANELDLALLDSMTTTIGLDAVSETAERILAGRVRGRTVVDVAL